One segment of Streptomyces bathyalis DNA contains the following:
- a CDS encoding cation diffusion facilitator family transporter, whose amino-acid sequence MTQKDSEPKNSDRKTRITVLVALAANLVIVVAKAVGGLLAGSPALLSEAAHSVADSLNEVFLLAALKRSKKPADKQHPFGYGKERFFWSLLAAVGIFVMGGCFSFFQGYEALTSTSEESHSGYAVGLVVLAVALLAEASSLIRAVHQVRKDPGSQGVKDPALRTVVAEDGTAVVGVSFAIVGMAMHMATGSALWEAGASFAIGALLMVIAFRLGADTRAQLIGEAADPRTRERVEAVLEKQSEIHNVDMLLTMQLGMDSTLVAARVDLVPGLESEQLELVSERIKASIKEAVPEADQIFLDITEAPVPKGATEAPATKTAAGQ is encoded by the coding sequence TTGACTCAGAAGGACTCGGAGCCGAAGAACTCGGACCGTAAGACGCGAATCACCGTCCTCGTGGCGCTCGCGGCCAATCTGGTCATCGTCGTCGCCAAGGCTGTGGGAGGCCTTCTCGCCGGATCCCCCGCCCTGTTGTCGGAGGCCGCGCACTCGGTGGCCGACAGCCTCAACGAAGTGTTCCTGCTGGCTGCCCTGAAGCGCAGCAAGAAACCCGCCGACAAGCAGCACCCGTTCGGCTACGGCAAGGAGCGCTTCTTCTGGTCGCTGCTCGCCGCGGTCGGCATCTTCGTCATGGGCGGCTGCTTCTCCTTCTTCCAGGGATACGAGGCACTGACCAGCACCTCCGAGGAGTCCCACAGCGGTTACGCCGTGGGACTCGTGGTGCTCGCCGTCGCCCTCCTCGCCGAGGCGAGCTCCCTGATCAGGGCGGTCCACCAGGTGCGCAAGGACCCCGGTTCGCAGGGGGTGAAGGACCCGGCGCTGCGTACGGTCGTCGCCGAGGACGGCACGGCTGTCGTCGGTGTCAGCTTCGCCATCGTCGGGATGGCGATGCACATGGCCACCGGGTCGGCGCTGTGGGAAGCGGGCGCCTCCTTCGCCATCGGGGCGCTGCTGATGGTGATCGCGTTCCGCCTCGGGGCGGACACCCGCGCCCAGCTCATCGGCGAGGCCGCCGACCCGAGGACGCGGGAACGGGTGGAGGCCGTGCTGGAGAAGCAGTCCGAGATCCACAACGTGGACATGCTGCTGACGATGCAACTCGGCATGGACTCCACGCTGGTGGCCGCCCGGGTCGACCTGGTTCCCGGCCTGGAGAGCGAACAGCTCGAACTCGTCTCGGAACGCATCAAGGCGTCCATCAAGGAGGCCGTACCGGAGGCGGACCAGATCTTCCTCGACATCACCGAGGCCCCCGTCCCCAAGGGCGCGACCGAGGCCCCGGCGACCAAGACCGCGGCAGGGCAGTAG
- a CDS encoding DUF1996 domain-containing protein translates to MSLALGQIPKGAKEPVGQKLATLDQQVAQAYGQWNSQEQSSQEALGQLKQQRAETIRSMGEDIQNAGGQAPGDVESMAQCQMMQDQATQEGQEGGAEDGQQVQGPVASDFVNIEDVQPNASKEEDPGGSFETKCGNNENEHFNSDNVIAAPGVLNGAHHVHDYVGNEDTNQASSDESLAAANTTCAKGDQSTHYWPVIRSLDGNEDQRGAVQEGDISKEQSNQGQAQPQGQRTGDDAGQDQGQDQGQEQPPAEEEDQGQEQPPAEEQPPAEDQGQGQDEGQEQPPAEEEDQGQEQPPAEEEPPAEGQDQGQDQGQGEGEEDQVGGGQGAEAQPGDGGANDLNVGTILTPDPTIKLTSGGADQVIEMPRFLRIITGDAKSFTNGDENANASWSCEGFEDRQLKDKYPLCPEGKKMIRTFKFQNCWDGQNTDSGNHRDHMKFSDDQGNCPEGFQNIPQVQQTIKYDIPQQNLLNTDTPFAVDSFPEQLHKAITDHSDFINVMPKKLMEEAVDCINENKECPGESEDTGGDEGTDSKPDSGSKPDDSKPSDSDKDKPDSKPSDSNGDSGSKPDESKPDSGSEPDDSTPSDSKPDSGSNADSGSASNSDSGSKADSGSKSDDSTSSDANQDKQSSASDSKSDDSKSSDKALGNSTPEAVNRDNPVEESDESTQLAKEQDSDLAGTGSNTPIGLIVGIAAAIVAAGSAQVWWLRRRNAARD, encoded by the coding sequence GTGAGCCTTGCACTGGGCCAGATACCCAAGGGCGCCAAGGAGCCCGTGGGTCAGAAGCTTGCCACTCTGGACCAGCAGGTTGCGCAGGCGTACGGCCAGTGGAACTCCCAGGAGCAGAGCTCCCAAGAGGCCCTCGGCCAGTTGAAGCAGCAGCGCGCGGAGACCATCCGCAGCATGGGTGAGGACATCCAGAACGCCGGCGGTCAGGCCCCCGGTGACGTGGAGTCCATGGCTCAGTGCCAGATGATGCAGGATCAGGCCACCCAGGAGGGCCAGGAGGGCGGGGCCGAAGACGGCCAGCAGGTCCAGGGCCCGGTCGCCTCCGACTTCGTCAACATCGAAGACGTCCAGCCCAACGCCTCCAAGGAAGAGGACCCGGGCGGCAGCTTCGAGACGAAGTGCGGCAACAACGAGAACGAGCACTTCAACTCGGACAACGTCATCGCCGCTCCAGGCGTTCTGAACGGTGCCCACCACGTGCACGACTACGTGGGCAACGAGGACACCAACCAGGCGTCCAGCGACGAGTCCCTCGCCGCTGCCAACACCACGTGCGCCAAGGGTGACCAGTCGACCCACTACTGGCCCGTGATCCGTTCACTGGACGGCAACGAGGACCAGCGGGGCGCCGTCCAGGAAGGCGACATCTCGAAGGAGCAAAGCAACCAGGGGCAGGCACAGCCCCAGGGCCAGCGCACCGGAGATGACGCCGGCCAGGACCAGGGCCAGGACCAGGGTCAGGAGCAGCCTCCGGCCGAGGAGGAGGACCAGGGTCAGGAGCAGCCTCCGGCCGAGGAGCAGCCCCCGGCTGAAGATCAGGGTCAGGGCCAGGACGAGGGTCAGGAGCAGCCTCCCGCCGAGGAGGAGGACCAGGGCCAGGAGCAGCCTCCGGCCGAGGAGGAGCCCCCGGCTGAGGGTCAGGACCAGGGCCAGGACCAGGGTCAGGGTGAAGGCGAGGAAGACCAGGTCGGCGGCGGCCAAGGTGCCGAGGCCCAGCCCGGTGACGGCGGTGCCAACGACCTCAACGTCGGCACCATCCTTACTCCCGATCCCACGATCAAGCTGACCTCCGGCGGTGCCGACCAGGTCATCGAGATGCCTCGTTTCCTGCGCATCATCACCGGTGACGCCAAGTCCTTCACCAACGGCGACGAGAACGCCAACGCATCGTGGAGCTGCGAGGGCTTCGAGGACCGTCAGCTGAAGGACAAGTACCCGCTCTGCCCCGAGGGCAAGAAGATGATCCGTACGTTCAAGTTCCAGAACTGCTGGGACGGTCAGAACACGGACAGCGGCAACCACCGCGACCACATGAAGTTCTCGGACGACCAGGGCAACTGCCCCGAGGGATTCCAGAACATCCCGCAGGTGCAGCAGACGATCAAGTACGACATCCCGCAGCAGAACCTGCTCAACACGGACACGCCGTTCGCGGTGGACTCCTTCCCGGAGCAGCTGCACAAGGCCATCACGGACCACAGCGACTTCATCAACGTCATGCCCAAGAAGCTGATGGAAGAGGCCGTGGACTGCATCAACGAGAACAAGGAGTGCCCGGGCGAGTCCGAGGACACGGGCGGCGACGAGGGAACAGACTCGAAGCCGGACTCGGGCTCGAAGCCGGACGACTCCAAGCCGTCGGACTCGGACAAGGACAAGCCGGACTCGAAGCCGTCCGACTCGAACGGTGACTCGGGCTCGAAGCCGGACGAGTCGAAGCCTGACTCTGGCTCCGAGCCGGATGACTCGACCCCGTCCGACTCGAAGCCCGACTCCGGCTCGAATGCGGACTCCGGCTCGGCTTCGAATTCGGACTCGGGCTCCAAGGCGGACTCTGGTTCGAAGTCGGACGACTCCACGTCGTCGGATGCGAACCAGGACAAGCAGTCCTCCGCGTCGGACTCGAAGTCGGACGACTCCAAGTCGTCGGACAAGGCGTTGGGTAACTCCACCCCGGAGGCCGTGAATCGGGACAACCCGGTCGAGGAATCGGACGAGTCGACCCAGCTGGCGAAGGAGCAGGACAGTGACCTCGCCGGTACCGGCTCCAACACCCCGATCGGCCTGATCGTCGGGATCGCCGCGGCAATCGTGGCTGCCGGTAGCGCCCAGGTGTGGTGGCTGCGCCGGAGGAACGCTGCTCGGGACTGA
- a CDS encoding putative immunity protein, which produces MILPKVRDPRFVTIRRGGTLTDPDHHLLALWAASCAEHVLDLFESARPEDPRPRRAIEHAHAWVRGEVKMMEARAAGGHAMGAARDLRGAARHAAYAAGQAAVVAHVAAHELGAAAYAIKAARAAAPEGEEEAAGRRECQWQRDQLPEAIRELVLDDQRLRNDICWSVFDC; this is translated from the coding sequence ATGATCCTTCCGAAGGTCCGGGACCCTCGCTTCGTGACGATCCGCCGCGGTGGGACCCTCACCGATCCGGATCACCACCTCCTCGCTCTCTGGGCGGCATCCTGCGCGGAGCACGTCCTCGACCTCTTCGAGTCGGCTCGGCCGGAGGACCCTCGGCCGCGTCGAGCGATCGAGCATGCCCACGCCTGGGTGCGCGGCGAGGTCAAGATGATGGAGGCTCGTGCGGCGGGCGGCCATGCGATGGGTGCGGCCAGAGACCTGCGCGGGGCGGCACGGCATGCCGCATACGCCGCCGGCCAGGCCGCGGTGGTCGCGCACGTCGCCGCGCACGAGCTCGGTGCGGCCGCCTATGCGATCAAGGCCGCGCGTGCTGCCGCACCGGAAGGCGAGGAGGAGGCCGCAGGGAGACGCGAGTGCCAGTGGCAGCGCGACCAGCTCCCCGAGGCCATCCGCGAACTCGTCCTTGACGACCAGCGGTTGCGGAACGACATCTGCTGGTCGGTGTTCGACTGCTGA
- a CDS encoding GNAT family N-acetyltransferase, which translates to MTARAPAPVALNGRHVVLEPLRIDHVPDLYSAQRGVETDWGWLPVLAPRSQAEMRFIVEQRLAQQAAGGAFIFVVLDARTRRAAGWIAYLNINVIDQRVDIGWHWLGESLSGTYATVEIHLLLVQHAFHLGFTRVQWQLDDLDRAGHDTMLQIGALREGLMRRHQKRPDGTWRDTALYALLSPSRAAPIGQAQLPAPAAPAPPAPAAISWPTPVPPQGIRPRVGTPNAGNRYGP; encoded by the coding sequence ATGACAGCGCGGGCCCCCGCTCCCGTGGCCTTGAACGGCCGGCACGTCGTACTGGAGCCGCTCAGGATCGACCATGTCCCGGACCTCTACTCCGCTCAGCGCGGCGTCGAAACGGACTGGGGCTGGCTACCCGTGCTCGCTCCCCGCTCACAGGCGGAGATGCGATTCATCGTGGAGCAGCGTCTCGCCCAGCAGGCCGCCGGCGGCGCCTTCATCTTCGTGGTCCTGGACGCCCGTACCCGCCGCGCCGCGGGCTGGATCGCGTACCTCAACATCAACGTCATCGATCAGCGGGTGGACATCGGCTGGCACTGGCTCGGGGAATCGCTCTCGGGCACGTACGCCACCGTGGAGATCCATCTGCTGCTGGTGCAGCACGCGTTCCACCTGGGGTTCACCAGGGTCCAGTGGCAGCTCGACGACCTCGACCGTGCGGGCCACGACACGATGCTGCAGATCGGGGCGCTCCGCGAGGGGCTCATGCGCCGGCACCAGAAGAGGCCGGACGGCACATGGCGGGACACCGCCCTGTACGCGCTGCTCTCGCCGAGCCGCGCCGCGCCCATCGGCCAGGCGCAGTTGCCCGCGCCCGCGGCACCCGCTCCCCCGGCTCCGGCGGCGATCTCCTGGCCGACACCGGTGCCTCCCCAGGGCATCCGGCCCCGCGTCGGCACTCCCAACGCGGGCAACCGGTACGGGCCGTGA
- a CDS encoding GNAT family N-acetyltransferase: MSFDVRPAAPDDAPAICALLNAVDVAEVGRPESDLGMVESDLLHPEADLVRNSWLAFRDGELVAYGLLWDESGAERIDVDHYVLPGHQDDGARLIELMEARAAQRAGENGAERAVVHLALNVRPAFDTALLRRRGWRSVRRYNVLTRPLSTAADPVPAPPAGLTLRDCVDEADRRRAHELVEETFAEHYDHHPRGYRSWLDDLGAGMDWSLVWIASQEGSGDVAVIVSRDDRTAMGWIRNLGVLEKARGRGIAGYLLHHAFGVYAARGRDTMGLGVDTTNATGALRLYLAHGMALHFAVDTWELTLPAVAPEPPAASAPKP, from the coding sequence ATGTCCTTCGACGTCCGTCCCGCCGCCCCCGACGACGCGCCTGCCATATGCGCGCTGCTCAACGCAGTCGACGTCGCCGAGGTCGGACGGCCGGAGTCGGACCTCGGCATGGTCGAGTCAGATCTGCTCCATCCCGAGGCCGACCTCGTCCGCAACTCCTGGCTGGCCTTCCGCGACGGCGAGTTGGTCGCCTACGGCCTGCTGTGGGACGAGTCCGGTGCCGAGCGCATCGACGTGGACCACTACGTTCTGCCCGGCCACCAGGACGACGGGGCAAGGCTCATCGAGCTGATGGAGGCGCGGGCCGCCCAACGCGCAGGGGAGAACGGTGCCGAGCGCGCCGTCGTCCATCTCGCACTCAACGTCCGGCCCGCATTCGACACCGCGCTCCTGCGGCGCCGGGGATGGCGGTCCGTACGCCGGTACAACGTCCTGACCCGCCCGCTGTCCACGGCCGCGGACCCCGTGCCGGCGCCGCCGGCCGGGCTGACCCTCCGCGACTGCGTGGACGAGGCCGACCGGCGGCGCGCACACGAACTGGTCGAGGAGACGTTCGCCGAACACTACGACCACCACCCGCGCGGCTACCGGAGCTGGCTGGACGACCTCGGCGCCGGCATGGACTGGTCGCTCGTGTGGATCGCCTCGCAGGAGGGCTCGGGCGACGTGGCGGTGATCGTGAGCCGTGACGACCGCACCGCCATGGGCTGGATCCGCAACCTCGGCGTGCTGGAGAAGGCCCGCGGCCGGGGAATCGCCGGGTATCTGCTGCACCACGCGTTCGGCGTCTACGCGGCACGTGGCCGCGACACGATGGGCCTCGGCGTGGACACCACGAACGCGACGGGGGCCCTGCGGCTCTACCTCGCGCACGGCATGGCGCTCCATTTCGCCGTGGACACCTGGGAGTTGACGCTTCCTGCCGTCGCGCCGGAGCCTCCGGCCGCGAGTGCGCCGAAGCCATGA
- the rph gene encoding rifamycin-inactivating phosphotransferase, producing the protein MLDTDSNAAGSFATDCYVLGLQEIDRTQVALAGGKGAHLGELSRVEGIHVPAGYCVTTDAFRRVMAEAPSIDGQLVHLSRVNPEDRDAIRALSAEIRSSIEGIVIPDDLAAAITCPLAGLDEEAAYAVRSSATAEDLPTASFAGQQDTYLNVVGRAAILEHVNRCWASLFTERAVTYRLRNGFDHRKVHMAVVVQQMVSSEAAGILFTADPVTSNRKVATVEAGFGLGEALVSGLVNADVYKVREGEVVEKAVAKKQLAIHGLPQGGTQQRAIEPELQQQPALTDVQVVRLAELGRRIEAHFGRPQDIEWCLVDGDFHIVQSRPITTLFPIPVTEDRDNHVYISVGHQQMMTDPMKPLGLSFWQLTTPRPMAEAGGRLFVDVTQGLGSPASRDQLLEMSGKSDPLVRDALQTVLDRGDFVPSLPEKSAGHAFSGGAPASIETDPAIVAGLIARTQESVAAVRRDIRTKSGPELFDFILEDLQELRRLLFDPESLPVIMAGMDAAWWLNEQLNTWLGEENAADTLTQSAPHNVTSEMGLALLDVADVIRPHPEVVAFLQDVEDEGFLDRLAGLAGGREAAGAIRDYLDKYGMRCVGEIDITRPRWSELPTTLVPMILSNIENFEPGAGERRFEQGHQEAEQKERELLERLRSLPDGEQKAEETKRMIDRLRTFAGYREYPKYGMVSRYFVYKQALLEEAGRLVRAGLLREREDIYFLRFQELHDVVRTGQVDDELIRERKEAFRAYRALTPPRVLTSDGEAIAGTYRREDVPPGALAGLPVSSGSVEGRARVILDMAEADLQADDILVTAYTDPSWSPLFVAIKGLVTEVGGQMTHGAVIAREYGLPAVVGVENATRLIRDGQRIRVNGTSGYVEILS; encoded by the coding sequence ATGCTTGATACCGACAGCAATGCGGCTGGGTCTTTCGCGACCGACTGCTACGTGCTCGGTCTCCAGGAGATCGACCGGACGCAGGTCGCGTTGGCCGGAGGCAAGGGCGCGCACCTGGGGGAGCTCTCACGGGTCGAGGGGATCCACGTCCCGGCCGGCTACTGCGTGACGACCGACGCGTTCCGGCGGGTCATGGCAGAGGCGCCGTCGATCGATGGTCAACTCGTCCATCTCTCCCGGGTGAACCCGGAAGACAGGGACGCGATCCGCGCGCTGAGTGCGGAGATCCGCAGCAGCATCGAAGGGATCGTCATCCCTGACGATCTGGCGGCAGCGATCACATGCCCGCTCGCCGGGCTCGACGAGGAGGCCGCCTACGCCGTCCGATCCAGCGCGACAGCTGAGGACTTGCCGACGGCCTCCTTCGCGGGCCAGCAGGACACGTACCTGAACGTCGTCGGGCGGGCGGCGATCCTCGAGCACGTCAACCGGTGCTGGGCCTCGCTCTTCACCGAGCGAGCCGTGACCTACCGCCTGCGCAACGGCTTCGACCATCGCAAGGTCCACATGGCCGTGGTGGTGCAGCAGATGGTCTCCTCGGAAGCTGCCGGCATCCTGTTCACGGCGGACCCCGTCACGTCGAACCGGAAGGTCGCCACCGTCGAAGCCGGCTTCGGCCTCGGCGAGGCCCTCGTCTCCGGTCTGGTGAACGCGGATGTCTACAAGGTCCGGGAAGGCGAGGTCGTCGAGAAGGCGGTCGCCAAGAAGCAACTGGCCATTCACGGGTTGCCACAAGGCGGGACGCAACAACGGGCGATCGAGCCCGAGTTGCAGCAGCAGCCGGCGCTGACCGATGTGCAGGTCGTGCGGCTCGCGGAGCTGGGCCGACGGATCGAGGCCCACTTCGGCCGCCCCCAGGACATCGAATGGTGCCTGGTCGACGGCGACTTCCATATCGTCCAGAGCCGGCCGATCACGACGCTGTTCCCCATCCCGGTGACGGAGGACCGGGACAACCACGTCTACATCTCAGTCGGTCATCAGCAGATGATGACCGACCCGATGAAGCCCCTGGGCCTCTCCTTCTGGCAGTTGACAACCCCGCGGCCCATGGCGGAGGCGGGCGGGAGGCTGTTCGTCGACGTCACCCAGGGCCTGGGATCGCCGGCGAGCCGCGACCAACTCCTCGAGATGTCCGGGAAGTCCGACCCCCTGGTCAGGGACGCGCTCCAAACCGTCCTCGACCGCGGCGACTTCGTACCGTCGCTCCCGGAAAAGAGTGCCGGCCACGCGTTTTCCGGCGGCGCGCCGGCCTCGATCGAGACCGACCCCGCCATCGTCGCCGGGCTGATCGCGCGCACCCAGGAGTCCGTTGCCGCCGTCAGGCGTGACATCCGGACGAAGTCCGGACCGGAGCTGTTCGACTTCATCCTGGAGGACCTTCAGGAGCTGAGGCGGCTCCTGTTCGATCCGGAGAGCCTTCCGGTGATCATGGCGGGGATGGACGCGGCCTGGTGGCTCAACGAACAGCTGAACACGTGGCTGGGCGAAGAGAACGCCGCCGACACGCTCACGCAGTCCGCTCCCCACAACGTCACCTCGGAGATGGGGCTCGCACTCCTGGACGTCGCAGATGTGATCCGCCCGCATCCGGAAGTGGTCGCCTTTCTGCAGGACGTCGAGGACGAGGGCTTCCTCGACCGCCTGGCCGGCCTTGCGGGCGGCAGGGAGGCGGCAGGCGCGATTCGGGACTACCTCGACAAGTACGGCATGCGCTGCGTCGGCGAGATCGACATCACGAGGCCGCGTTGGAGTGAACTCCCCACCACACTCGTGCCGATGATTCTGAGCAACATCGAGAACTTCGAACCGGGGGCCGGCGAGCGACGCTTCGAACAAGGACACCAGGAGGCCGAGCAGAAGGAACGGGAGCTGCTGGAGCGCCTGCGGTCCCTGCCGGACGGAGAGCAGAAGGCCGAAGAAACCAAGCGGATGATCGACCGCCTCCGCACCTTCGCCGGGTACCGGGAGTACCCGAAGTACGGCATGGTCAGCCGCTACTTCGTCTACAAGCAGGCTCTGCTGGAAGAGGCCGGGCGTCTCGTGCGGGCCGGACTGCTCCGTGAGCGGGAGGACATCTACTTCCTCAGGTTCCAGGAACTCCACGACGTCGTACGCACGGGACAGGTGGACGACGAACTCATCCGGGAACGCAAGGAGGCGTTCAGGGCGTACCGGGCCCTCACGCCGCCCCGTGTGCTCACGTCGGACGGCGAGGCCATCGCCGGGACGTACCGACGGGAAGACGTGCCGCCCGGCGCGCTCGCCGGCCTGCCGGTCTCCAGCGGGAGCGTCGAGGGGCGGGCCCGCGTCATCCTGGACATGGCCGAGGCCGATCTCCAGGCGGACGACATCCTGGTCACCGCCTACACGGACCCCAGCTGGTCACCCCTGTTCGTCGCGATCAAAGGCCTGGTGACGGAGGTGGGTGGCCAGATGACGCATGGCGCGGTGATCGCCCGGGAGTACGGCCTGCCGGCCGTGGTGGGGGTGGAGAACGCCACCCGCCTGATCCGTGACGGGCAGCGGATCCGCGTGAACGGAACAAGCGGGTACGTCGAGATCCTGTCCTAG
- the cydC gene encoding thiol reductant ABC exporter subunit CydC: MTRPVMRVLRPHMGRLLVAGLAGEAAEVCGIGLAAAAAWMIARAAEQPPLAAIGLAVVAVRACAIFKGVFRYGERLAGHDAALRVLADLRTKVFDAVAERRETIRDGDVLTRMVSDVDGVQDLLLRCALPALAAPATGAAALGLVTAVHPPAGAVLATGLTVAGLLVPGAVYLTSRRTGALIAEARTKLTLAGLDVLEGAEDLAAFGATARAMGTAAEAAERLARLERRAAAITGTATAVGIIVQAATALAMLLAARAEGTVTTAMLSLTALVAVETALPLTAAAHHLSAASPAARRVAALLAPPPPRRPAETPQDDAFPGRADGRLAMPSGPLGIALLGVRADYGGRPALCGVDLHIERGRRVAVVGASGAGKSSLLAALCGELPISGALTLAGADWGRYDPVDVRRAVRGLTQDAHIFTATIRANLLLARPDATDADLEAAARRAHLLAFVDSLPSRWDTEISPTTLSGGQRQRILLARAFLADPQILLLDEPTEGLDAQTADAITSDLLTSPTGGTLVLVTHRLTVLDDADEILVMDSGRIVQRGPHTHLSAAPGPYRDLLEAEQLTTRHLELAPSTSPATASNSRAPRRRCP, encoded by the coding sequence ATGACCAGGCCGGTGATGCGAGTGCTGCGCCCGCACATGGGCCGCCTCCTTGTGGCCGGGCTGGCCGGAGAGGCGGCGGAGGTGTGCGGGATCGGACTGGCCGCGGCGGCGGCCTGGATGATCGCCCGAGCGGCGGAGCAGCCGCCGCTCGCCGCGATCGGGCTGGCGGTCGTCGCCGTGCGCGCGTGCGCGATCTTCAAGGGAGTCTTCCGTTACGGGGAGCGGCTCGCCGGTCATGACGCCGCGTTGAGAGTCCTGGCCGATCTGCGGACAAAGGTGTTCGACGCCGTCGCTGAGCGAAGGGAAACGATCCGGGACGGGGACGTGCTGACCCGCATGGTCTCCGACGTCGACGGGGTGCAGGATCTGCTCCTGCGCTGTGCACTGCCCGCGCTCGCCGCGCCCGCAACCGGCGCGGCGGCCCTCGGCCTGGTGACCGCGGTGCATCCACCGGCGGGCGCCGTGCTGGCGACGGGCCTGACCGTCGCCGGCCTGCTGGTGCCCGGCGCCGTGTACCTCACGAGCAGAAGGACCGGGGCACTCATCGCCGAGGCACGCACGAAGCTCACACTCGCCGGCCTGGACGTGCTCGAGGGTGCCGAGGACCTGGCCGCGTTCGGCGCCACCGCTCGAGCCATGGGCACGGCCGCCGAAGCAGCGGAGCGCCTGGCCCGCCTCGAACGCCGCGCCGCAGCGATCACCGGCACAGCCACGGCGGTCGGCATCATCGTCCAAGCGGCAACCGCTCTCGCCATGCTCCTCGCCGCCCGCGCCGAGGGCACTGTGACCACAGCGATGCTGAGCCTGACAGCCCTGGTCGCCGTAGAGACCGCGCTGCCACTGACCGCTGCGGCACACCATCTCTCCGCAGCGTCCCCCGCCGCACGCCGAGTCGCGGCGCTTCTCGCCCCTCCACCCCCACGCCGCCCTGCCGAGACCCCGCAGGACGACGCGTTCCCCGGCCGGGCGGACGGTCGGCTGGCGATGCCGTCGGGGCCGCTCGGCATCGCGCTCCTCGGGGTGCGTGCCGACTACGGGGGCCGGCCGGCGCTGTGCGGTGTCGACCTGCACATCGAACGCGGGCGTCGGGTGGCTGTGGTGGGTGCCAGCGGAGCGGGAAAAAGCTCGTTGCTGGCGGCGCTCTGCGGTGAGCTGCCGATCTCGGGTGCGCTCACCCTCGCCGGAGCCGACTGGGGGCGCTATGACCCGGTGGATGTGCGCCGTGCCGTCCGGGGTCTCACCCAGGACGCGCACATCTTCACCGCAACGATCCGCGCCAACCTGCTGCTGGCCCGCCCCGACGCCACGGACGCGGACCTGGAGGCCGCCGCACGCCGCGCCCACCTCCTTGCCTTCGTCGACTCCCTCCCGTCCCGTTGGGATACCGAGATCAGCCCGACCACGCTCTCCGGCGGCCAGCGTCAGCGCATCCTGCTGGCCCGTGCGTTCCTGGCAGACCCGCAGATCCTGCTCCTCGACGAACCCACCGAGGGACTCGACGCCCAGACGGCAGACGCCATCACCAGCGACCTCCTGACCTCCCCGACAGGGGGAACCCTCGTCCTTGTCACCCACCGCCTCACCGTCCTCGACGATGCCGACGAGATCCTCGTCATGGACTCCGGCCGCATCGTCCAACGCGGCCCCCACACCCACCTGTCCGCAGCCCCCGGCCCGTACCGCGACCTCCTCGAAGCCGAACAGCTCACGACCCGTCACCTGGAACTCGCGCCCTCGACGTCACCGGCGACAGCCTCCAACTCCCGCGCTCCTCGCCGCCGGTGTCCATGA